One part of the Eublepharis macularius isolate TG4126 chromosome 16, MPM_Emac_v1.0, whole genome shotgun sequence genome encodes these proteins:
- the IRX5 gene encoding iroquois-class homeodomain protein IRX-5 isoform X1 gives MSYPQSYLYQPSASLALYSCPAYSTSVISGPRTDELGRSSSGSAFSPYAGSTAFSAPSPGYNSHLQYGTDPAAAAAAAFSSYVGSPYDHTPGMAGSLGYHPYAAPLGSYPYGDPAYRKNATRDATATLKAWLNEHRKNPYPTKGEKIMLAIITKMTLTQVSTWFANARRRLKKENKMTWTPRNRSEDEEEEENIDLEKNDEDDPQKLEEKGDPEATETGAGGVEQKGSAPGKDSDGALSDSDCKDATEDAPSKGAPGCSPPLAHCVPGRLLLQATHEEPSPAHPPPLQYRPPSAELHPLHPSNNGRSVIHSPQPPPQAAALSKPKLWSLAEIATSADKAKEGGGQGNGEAPLPGPPSLGAAGSAQQSPPSRSPSAAQCPFPNSTAVLSRQLYYTNPFYPGYTNYGSFGHLHNAGAAGNASPHFNGLNQTLLNRAEALAKETKLLRSQSQLELCKDSSYELKKGGSPVS, from the exons ATGTCGTATCCTCAAAGCTACTTATACCAGCCCTCGGCGTCTTTGGCTCTCTACTCCTGCCCGGCGTACAGCACCAGCGTCATCTCCGGACCCAGGACGGATGAGCTGGGCCGCTCGTCGTCCGGCTCGGCTTTTTCCCCTTACGCCGGCTCCACCGCCTTCAGCGCGCCTTCGCCCGGCTACAACTCCCACCTCCAGTACGGCACGGATCCAGCCGCCGCGGCCGCGGCCGCCTTCTCCTCTTACGTG GGCTCGCCCTACGACCACACGCCCGGCATGGCAGGCTCCTTGGGCTACCACCCTTACGCGGCTCCCCTGGGATCCTACCCCTACGGCGATCCGGCGTACCGAAAGAACGCCACCCGGGACGCCACGGCCACCCTCAAGGCCTGGCTGAACGAGCACCGGAAGAACCCGTACCCCACCAAGGGCGAGAAGATCATGCTGGCCATCATCACGAAGATGACCCTCACCCAGGTGTCCACCTGGTTCGCCAACGCCCGGCGGCGCCTCAAAAAGGAGAATAAAATGACCTGGACGCCCCGGAACCGGAGCGAAgacgaagaggaggaggagaacatcGACCTGGAGAAGAACGACGAGGACGACCCCCAGAAGCTGGAGGAGAAGGGCGACCCGGAGGCCACGGAGACAG GTGCAGGAGGCGTGGAGCAGAAAGGATCGGCCCCGGGCAAAGACTCCGACGGCGCCCTGAGCGACTCAGACTGCAAAGACGCGACGGAGGACGCGCCGTCCAAGGGAGCGCCGGGGTGCTCGCCGCCTTTGGCCCACTGCGTGCCGGGCCGCCTTCTTCTGCAGGCGACTCACGAGGAGCCCTCCCCGGCCCACCCGCCGCCCCTCCAGTACAGACCCCCCTCGGCGGAGCTGCACCCCCTCCACCCCTCCAACAACGGCAGGTCGGTCATCCACTCGCCCCAGCCGCCCCCGCAGGCGGCGGCCCTCTCCAAGCCCAAACTCTGGTCCCTGGCGGAGATCGCCACCTCAGCGGACAAAGCCAAGGAGGGCGGCGGCCAAGGGAACGGAGAGGCACCCCTGCCCGGCCCTCCGAGCTTAGGGGCGGCCGGCTCGGCTCAGCAGTCCCCGCCGTCGAGGTCGCCGTCGGCTGCCCAGTGCCCTTTCCCCAACAGCACCGCCGTCCTCTCCCGGCAGCTTTACTACACGAATCCTTTTTACCCGGGTTATACGAACTACGGCTCTTTCGGACACCTCCACAACGCGGGCGCGGCGGGCAACGCCAGCCCGCATTTTAACGGATTAAACCAGACTCTTTTGAACCGTGCGGAAGCTTTGGCGAAAGAGACGAAGCTCCTCCGAAGCCAATCGCAGCTCGAGCTTTGCAAAGACTCCTCTTACGAGCTGAAGAAAG
- the IRX5 gene encoding iroquois-class homeodomain protein IRX-5 isoform X2: MSYPQSYLYQPSASLALYSCPAYSTSVISGPRTDELGRSSSGSAFSPYAGSTAFSAPSPGYNSHLQYGTDPAAAAAAAFSSYVGSPYDHTPGMAGSLGYHPYAAPLGSYPYGDPAYRKNATRDATATLKAWLNEHRKNPYPTKGEKIMLAIITKMTLTQVSTWFANARRRLKKENKMTWTPRNRSEDEEEEENIDLEKNDEDDPQKLEEKGDPEATETGAGGVEQKGSAPGKDSDGALSDSDCKDATEDAPSKGAPGCSPPLAHCVPGRLLLQATHEEPSPAHPPPLQYRPPSAELHPLHPSNNGRSVIHSPQPPPQAAALSKPKLWSLAEIATSADKAKEGGGQGNGEAPLPGPPSLGAAGSAQQSPPSRSPSAAQCPFPNSTAVLSRQLYYTNPFYPGYTNYGSFGHLHNAGAAGNASPHFNGLNQTLLNRAEALAKETKLLRSQSQLELCKDSSYELKKGTSHI, translated from the exons ATGTCGTATCCTCAAAGCTACTTATACCAGCCCTCGGCGTCTTTGGCTCTCTACTCCTGCCCGGCGTACAGCACCAGCGTCATCTCCGGACCCAGGACGGATGAGCTGGGCCGCTCGTCGTCCGGCTCGGCTTTTTCCCCTTACGCCGGCTCCACCGCCTTCAGCGCGCCTTCGCCCGGCTACAACTCCCACCTCCAGTACGGCACGGATCCAGCCGCCGCGGCCGCGGCCGCCTTCTCCTCTTACGTG GGCTCGCCCTACGACCACACGCCCGGCATGGCAGGCTCCTTGGGCTACCACCCTTACGCGGCTCCCCTGGGATCCTACCCCTACGGCGATCCGGCGTACCGAAAGAACGCCACCCGGGACGCCACGGCCACCCTCAAGGCCTGGCTGAACGAGCACCGGAAGAACCCGTACCCCACCAAGGGCGAGAAGATCATGCTGGCCATCATCACGAAGATGACCCTCACCCAGGTGTCCACCTGGTTCGCCAACGCCCGGCGGCGCCTCAAAAAGGAGAATAAAATGACCTGGACGCCCCGGAACCGGAGCGAAgacgaagaggaggaggagaacatcGACCTGGAGAAGAACGACGAGGACGACCCCCAGAAGCTGGAGGAGAAGGGCGACCCGGAGGCCACGGAGACAG GTGCAGGAGGCGTGGAGCAGAAAGGATCGGCCCCGGGCAAAGACTCCGACGGCGCCCTGAGCGACTCAGACTGCAAAGACGCGACGGAGGACGCGCCGTCCAAGGGAGCGCCGGGGTGCTCGCCGCCTTTGGCCCACTGCGTGCCGGGCCGCCTTCTTCTGCAGGCGACTCACGAGGAGCCCTCCCCGGCCCACCCGCCGCCCCTCCAGTACAGACCCCCCTCGGCGGAGCTGCACCCCCTCCACCCCTCCAACAACGGCAGGTCGGTCATCCACTCGCCCCAGCCGCCCCCGCAGGCGGCGGCCCTCTCCAAGCCCAAACTCTGGTCCCTGGCGGAGATCGCCACCTCAGCGGACAAAGCCAAGGAGGGCGGCGGCCAAGGGAACGGAGAGGCACCCCTGCCCGGCCCTCCGAGCTTAGGGGCGGCCGGCTCGGCTCAGCAGTCCCCGCCGTCGAGGTCGCCGTCGGCTGCCCAGTGCCCTTTCCCCAACAGCACCGCCGTCCTCTCCCGGCAGCTTTACTACACGAATCCTTTTTACCCGGGTTATACGAACTACGGCTCTTTCGGACACCTCCACAACGCGGGCGCGGCGGGCAACGCCAGCCCGCATTTTAACGGATTAAACCAGACTCTTTTGAACCGTGCGGAAGCTTTGGCGAAAGAGACGAAGCTCCTCCGAAGCCAATCGCAGCTCGAGCTTTGCAAAGACTCCTCTTACGAGCTGAAGAAAGGTACGTCCCATATTTAA